From the Solanum lycopersicum chromosome 10, SLM_r2.1 genome, one window contains:
- the LOC138338827 gene encoding uncharacterized protein, with protein MYFDGAAHRDGAGAGVVFITSQKEILPFFFTLKQCCSNNVAEYQTLIFELDMDVDMKQLYLQVFGDSQLVINQLLGSYEVKKPELRPYHDFTQKLIRWLGDVALQHVRRTENKKAHALATLASTLTLPDQTQPSEVLHPTIASWLFDAWGLDIVGPLPKSSGGHLYILAATDYFSKWAEVVALKEVKKENDANFIRRKSSMYHAALMVLLKHSIRLYATYSRKLSPNPNGIGLTKEDNARLRLAELEALDEKRLEAQQNLEFYQARLYRSFNKKVRLRCFQVGDQVVAVRRPIITSHKSGGKFTSKLDGPYVSQEAYSNGAYKFVDADGLRIGLINAKFLKRYYP; from the exons ATGTACTTTGATGGGGCTGCACATCGCGACGGAGCTGGTGCTGGCGTGGTGTTCATCACTTCACAAAAAGAGATTCTACCATTCTTTTTTACTCTAAAACAATGTTGCTCCAATAATGTCGCTGAATATCAAACACTGATatttgaacttgatatggaCGTTGACatgaaacaattatatttacaggTCTTTGGTGACTCtcaattggtgattaatcaactcTTAGGAAGTTATGAGGTAAAAAAGCCTGAATTGCGACCTTATCATGATTTTACTCAAAAGTTGATAAGATGGCTTGGGGATGTAGCCCTTCAACATGTGCGTCGAACAGAGAATAAGAAAGCTCATGCATTGGCTACTCTAGCTTCAACACTAACCCTTCCTGATCAAACGCAA CCATCCGAAGTATTGCACCCAACCATCGCATCTTGGCTATTTGACGCTTGGGGACTGGATATTGTAGGACCATTACCAAAGTCTTCTGGTGGACACTTGTACATCTTGGCTGCAACTGATTACTTTTCAAAATGGGCTGAAGTTGTCGCTCTTAAAGAggtgaagaaagagaatgatgCAAATTTTATCCGA CGTAAATCTTCTATGTACCATGCTGCCCTAATGGTCTTGCTGAAGCATTCAATAAGACTTTATGCAACCTACTCAAGAAAGTTGTCTCCAAATCCAAATGGGATTG GACTCACTAAGGAAGATAATGCCCGATTGCGTCTTGCTGAGTTAGAAGCACTTGATGAAAAGAGGTTAGAAGCCCAACAAAACCTTGAATTTTATCAAGCTCGTCTATATCGTTCTTTTAATAAGAAGGTTCGCTTGAGGTGCTTTCAAGTTGGAGATCAAGTTGTCGCAGTAAGAAGACCAATCATTACATCGCACAAGTCTGGGGGCAAATTTACCTCAAAGTTGGATGGACCATATGTCTCACAAGAAGCATATTCAAATGGTGCTTACAAGTTTGTTGATGCTGATGGCTTAAGGATCGGTCTTATTAATGCCAAATTCCTAAAGAGATACTATCCTTGA